ttatctagcgtgtcctgcattgcatataatcaatgcagtgcgcatttgcgaaaaaggactgtcgttgctccaacgtgtacctaaccttAAACACCAAtccctttcttaaaatcaatacacagaattatatatttttaaacctgcatatttagctaaaagaaatccaggttagcaggcaatatttaCCAAGTGAAATTTtataataattttgcacgcccaatttttcagtttttgatttgttaaaacagtttgaaatatccaataaatgttgttccacttcatgattgtgtcccacttgttgttgattcttcacaaaaaatacagttttatatctttatgtttgaagcctgaaatgtggcaaaaggtcgcaaagttcaagggggccgaatactttcgcaaggcactgtatatatatacacacacacacacacacacacacacacacacacacacacacacacacacacacacacacacacacacacacacacacacacacacacacacacacacacacacacacacacacacacacacaccataatttgcaaataaaataattaaaaaattctacaaagtgattttctggaatttttttctcattttgtctgtcatagttgaagtgcacctatgatgaaaattacaggcctctcatctttttaagtgggagaacttgcacaactggtggctgactaaatacttttttgccccactgtatgtacatacagGTTTTGGCACAGATCCAAATACAGGGCATAAGGGCAAGGTGCTTTTGAAGAGTCAGCAGTGGGTGTTTTGACGATGAAGGGGTTGCCTAATCTGCTTTTGGGGACCAAGGAGGAGACAAAGCCTTtcgtgaagtgtgtgtgtatcagtatcTTCGTGTCGAGCACCTTCTCACCTCTGAGCCGGTGGCTTCCAAGATGGTGGGATGAGCGCTCTCAGGGGCCCAGGAGATGCACTCCACCACGTGTTCGTGCTCCCGCAGCTCGGCCTTGCACTCTTTGGACGCCACcacccacacacgcacagtcTGGTCATTGGAGCAGCTGGCGATCAGGGTGCCATCCTGATTGGGCCGGACCATCCTCACCCACTCCCTGTGGCCCGTGAACGTCTTCACACAGTAACTGACGGGTGGGAAGAGGGGAGAAGGGTTAAAGATGGTTGCTTGCTTTGCAGAAGCATAGGGAATTTTTCAAAGAAAATTTAGGCTCATGGTGAGCGCTGACTGCTATTATGCAGTGTACTTACCCAGTGGCCACCTCCCACATTTTAATGGTTTTGTCCCTAGAGGCAGATACTATATGATCTCCATTGGGCATGATGGCTACGGACGAAACATTGTGATCGTGTCCTGGAAAACAAAAGACAACACAATGAGACCTTtactgggcggcaggtagctgagccagtaaccaaaaggttgctggttcgaattgTCAAGCAGAAAAGGTAGAAcaattctgcccttgagcaaccCCCAACAACAAATGCTCACCCAGGCACCTATGGCGTCGATTTaaggcagcccccgcacctctGATTAAATATGGAAGACAAGTCTCGGTTTAACGCATTCGGTTGTGccactgactaggtgtcccctttCCCTTGGTGACTGAAATATCTATTGGTGAAATGTTCAAGTACTGTACTTCAGACAGTGGCAGTACGAAGTTGGGCTAAAAGCATTAGCCAGCAATTCCTGCCAAAACCTTTCCATTTCTGAATGCCACCCACTTTGACAAGAAGTCCTTAACCATCCCCTTGATAAAGTCCCCGGAACTAAACATGCCATAAAATGGGTTTTGTCCAAATGAGCCAATTAACATGTGTAGTGAGACAGCCAATTACACCCAGGGTGTCTTTGTTCCTGGAGAAGAGGCAGCTAATTACCTAGTCACCAGGGCAGCCATTTTTAATCTGCTAAAAAGATACAGAAATGATAAGTAGGTTCTAAAAGGCAAGCTTAAAATATGAGaagtgtgcgtgtatgtgttggGGAGCACAGTAGCCCCACAGTGCGCTACTGGCTGTTATAATAATGGGTGGTGAAAGCCTCACAAAAGGGCTGCTATCTGGTGCTGAGTGAAGAGGATAATTAAACTGACTGTCCAAAATCTCTCCTAATCTTCACTACCAAATCAGCCAGcctggtgggagggggagggatgcagggaaggaggggaagaggatgagagaaggagagggagaggaagatggggagagagaaaaggtgtTGATGAGAAAGGGTGAGGAAAGAGGGGAAATTGGTTACGGAGAAGGGAAATTGGTTAAGgagaatggaaggagagaaggaaaatTAGAGGAAGAAAGGAACTCAAGGAAAATGAAAGGATGAGAATATGAGGGGATGGGAGGATGACAGGAAATATGGCGCAGTGTAACTTGgcaggcgcagagagagagatggagacaaagAGAAGAGGTCCCCAAGCTCTCGTTTCTTCACAGTGTGAACACAGCCTGTCTGTTTTGGGGCAACATGCCAGCTCTAACTGACATGGTGTAAATTACACCCAAAACGGATTGGAGAGAGACTGCTAATAtctcacacgcgcacacacacacacacactttaaaccttTACAAGTCAAACATGGATTAAAAAATGACTGAGTCCTAGTCAAGAGCTTATTTAGATTCAGCATTCATATTCATTCATGTAGTATACTTCTCAGTTAGGGCAATTTGAGACATTTTGGGGGAGATTTTAAGGGGCATATGATGTCAAACATTAAGTTTTGATATGTTTTAGGAGCTCTCGACAGTTCCAATGGAATAGGAAAGCCACTCCAGTGGTGTCCTCCTGTTTCAGTGGGGCCTGAAGGCACACGTAAGATATGCCGCTTCAATTTATGCAGCAATTAGGATTtaaaagaggggagggggcagtGACACTGCCTAAGGACTGGTACATTTAGAGTGCTGATATGAGAAATAGCACCTTGTCTTGggggtgtacgtgtgtgtgtgaatacaaaAAGGCTTCTCATATTCTGCCCTCCAAATCTTAATATTAAAGGGTGCAAATGACTGAATtcctgagagagacagggagatggtgagagaacAAGTCCCCACCGCCTATAGGAGTTAGATTGGGGAGGATATTAAGAAGTGTGGAATGGCTGGCATTAACATTAAAGCCTGTGTGACAGATCATTTGGTTGTTGTGTGAAGCTCTTTAGTGTCACTGGGTTTTCTGTGAATTGGAACAGATTGCCATGAACTTCAGTGATGAGGAGCCATAGCATACATGACAATGAACAGCATCGGTAGCACCTGTGTCCCAACGCACCATCCAAACACATTCTCACATACACGCCTGGAATTGCTCATCCATGCTTTGCCTGAACCAAACCGATATACCTCACCATCCCTGGTCCTCCTCATAGTCGAAGACATATAACATCCTCCAACCAgtcccacccatcctcccctgtcCCCTCACCATGCATGGTTCTGATGCACTCAAAGCCCTGGAAGTCCCACAGCTTGATGGTCATGTCTGCAGAGCAGGAGGCCAGCAGCTTGCCAGTCTGGTCAAAGGAGATGTCCTGGACAGAGTCAGTGTGGCCCTTCAGCGTCCGCTCAAAGTCTCCTGTCTCATAGTCCCACACCTGGTGAGGAGAGAAAACACTATTTCAGCTTCTGCCTAAACATGTCACACATGAAAATGAGAACAAACACACCTCAGATGAGAGAGAAGatcacacatgaacacacaattCTAAACTTCAGCTGCTGTGTGAACAtaaaacacacatgaacacaaacACCTGAACAGAAACGCACACCTAAGCTGCTCTCAAAAATCTAAAAATCTCCACAGAGACCAAATACCAAGGTCTAGTCTAGCCTAGCCTGCACCCTGTGACACTGCCTCCAGGCCGAgaatggcagagagagatggggatagcaGATCATATTGATGTCATATCATAGGAGCTCCAACACACCCTGGGTGGGGTGCCAGACAAACTCTAGACATTAGCTACCACAGTTCACTGTCTGAGATTCGTCTCCAGAGCTCCAAATAGCACAGAATCATGAACCTACAAGCCAGACGACATCTCAACATGCAAACACAGACCCCATACATATTAAAATGTTCAAAATCTTCCTTGTCTGATTAAATGACTGTTTCTAGAAGACTACATTAGTCTGTGAAGCGTGTCAATTCAAATATCCTCTTATTGGGATAGTCAGAAGGAAATAATTCAAAAGTAAGACTATGGTGGTTCAATAAATATGAGTGTCTATACGGACAGTGGGATTTGAGTCTTAAATAAAAAGTTCAAAAACACTAGTTTGGCTGCATCTCAAGCATAATGGCTATCACATTACCCTGTGTTTCCAGGCAGACAGGCACTGTGGGGATAAGCTTTTCCTCCACCGCTGAGCAAGCAGGGTGGTGGGGGCTGGATTTTGGCAGACAGTGACAGAAGCCCCCTCCTTCTGCCTCATTTGGGCTTTCTCCACTGCCAACTCCACccgccccctctcccctcctgtttcAAGTCTAGTGTACCACAAAATCCACCCAGTATGGCGTGGTGTTAAGTCTGCCAGTACCACCAAGCCCATCACTTGGTCTGCTGAGCTTGTGCTACCTATGCAAGTGGCGGGgtagtgaaacatggtggtgcaATTCCAGCTTTTATGACATTTTCGTCTGCAGACCCATGTAGAATATTAGCTCAGTAAAGTGCAGTCTAGATGCACTGCAGAAGGTCATTAGGTAATAAGGTCAGAGGAAGCTAACCTGAAAATTAACTGTGCTTATGTACTGACAACAGCATAAGATTAATTTAGTGTTTATGTTAGCCACTCGTAACAATGTGGctctaagagagagagacaaattgaTTAAGTATTTCCATTGACCAACTGAAGATAACCTATATTCAATTTAAAGAAAAACCAAAATACCAAGGCAGTAATTAATATAGGCCCACTTGTGAGAGAAAGACACTATTAAATAGTCACTAAAATAATGGGGTCCAGTATATGCTAAAGGCATATGTCGTTCTTGCCATACGCAGTAGTTCACCTCAAGCTGTTCAGTCTAGTTTTGTGTGACAGGGTTTCTCATCACGATGCAGAGAAAGGGAGGTGGGGggaagcgagagcgagagaaagcaaAGGGAGAAaccgagagcaagagagagtgaaatagagaaGGCTCACTGCTCACAAAACCTGCTGATTTAAATACTGCCAAGGCGGCGAGCTCAAGGCTGGtaacaagtaaaaaaaaaaggaTTGTATAGATTTGCTACGTTAGCAGAAGGGAGAGCAGTggacaagggaagagagggagtaagagagggaaggagtgagaggaagcagTTTGTCCGCAGAGCACCAAAGCCCCGTGACAATTACTCCCTGCATACTAAACAAAGAGGAGGGAAAAAAAGAGACTAGTTTGACTGCAGGCAAACTAACACAGCCATAGCGGAATGTCAAAGAGAGAAtgtcagaggaagagagaaatagagagaatgtCAGAGTGTGCAGAGCTCTTAAGTTCAGCTCCCCAGTATAAGATTTAACAGCAAGGTTTGGAGGGAAAGTAGGGAACAGAGTGAGGCGAGACAGGCCAGgaaagaagaggggagggggcagaTTGTGAGATTTGGGGCCTGATTGGGCCTGCTCCGGGTTGGATGGATAGTGGTCGAGGCAGAGGGGCCAGCACTCAAGCGGAAgataagggggaggggggtgctGGGAATGAAGAGGGGTAGCTGGGGGGAGGTGGTGGTTGAAGTAAGTGGTGCCAGAGGAGGCCCCTTGTGGTAGTGTAGTCAAATAGAGAATGAAGGATAGCATGGCAAAACAGAGAACAGGAGTCTGATTCCACATGAATAAAATATACAGCACAAATATTTATACGGAACAGAGGAACTGGGGCATGAAGGTATCTAGCTGTGGTAGAGCAGCAGACCAATCCTGGATGGCTGTAAAAATAGCAATGGCGGACGAATCAGGGTGAATGAATGAATAACAAGGAAGCAGAGCTTATCGCTTTGGGAATGCAGCTAAAAGCAAAACACAGTGTCCTTTTATGAGCATCTCTCCTCTGTTATTGTGAAAACAATATCTAAAGAAATCCACACACAGAGTATATTATACAGCATAAGCAAATCCAATGCAAGTCGATGGAGAATGAGGCCTGCTACagcattctccctctttctctccctctctcacaagcACGTGTCCAAAGAATATAGTACAATACAGAAACAGCTGTGATTAACAAACAACAATGAGTGGAATCATATATTGGCATATTTAAGCAATAAAGCctgaggggtgtggtatatggcgaATGTAACACGGCTAAGGGTGTTCTTATGCACGATGCATCGACCATTGCCATTGTAAatttgccatataccacaaacccccaatgtgcctaattggtattataaactggttatcaacttttttttttaaataaacattttgttatacggtctgatataccatggctgtcagccaatcagcattcagagctcGAACCACCCGGTCATAGAACAGGTCAAATAACAATACTATGCTTTAGAACAATTTAATTCTGAAATGTATTTCAAAATACATATGTTGAAGTCATTTTCTCAAAATGCCAACTTTGATTGGCACTAGAAGTATGACAACAAAATATCAATGTGGCCTGATTACACACTTGTACTATGCCTTATTAGTTACAGTTATACATACACAGTCAACACGCATACAAGTGAAGTAGATTAAGTAAGATGTCAAGACAGCGTTGGGAAGTTGTATGGGGTGGGTTGCTGGCATCCCCTATTATGATGATCACGTTGTTTGTACATTGTTTCACTGTTTAGGCAGTCTTCAGGGACCTTGGCAACCAACCTGGAGAAAAACTTTGAAAGAGTAAAGACTGTTGTTGTTTATGATgattattatattctactgacCTTTATTGTGGCGTCCTCGGAGGCGGACACCATGACGCTGAAGACTGGGTGGAAGATAACGCGTGTGACAGGGGAGCGGTGGCCGCTCAGTGCGTACTTCTCCGGCGGGCGAGGGATCCACTCTTTGGGGTCACGCTTCTGGGCTATGGGCCCACCTAGGGTGATCTCCTCCTTGGCCTCGTTCAGCTTCGACTCCAGCTCCatcacctgggggggggggtcagacatGGCGATAGACATGGTGACTCAGTTACCATCACAGTAATGtggtattacattattacagaaGGAAACTGGCTGTTTTCATCAGGTGGGAAATGTACCACTTACAATGTAAAGCACTTtgggatacagtacagtgtatacTTTGTACTACGCAAGTACAAATGGCTAATATAAGCTTGCTGATACATGGAAATCTCTGCAGGCAGCTTCAGTGTACTGCTAAGCAACCACACGAGAGCCAGCCATATCAAACGATCTCATCATATCATAAGGGCATTGGGTTAACACATTCAATTCCTTGAACTGTAACCTTTTTAATATGCCATGTATGGTGAATTTATGATCAGATGCTGTTCCACCGCAGTCAGGGGCCGAGACTAGCAGACAGAATCCCCAACAGCATCCCTGAAACAAACCACAAACCTTCTTTTGTAATCTGATGACTGAGGTCCATTTCTTTTCCAAAAGGCCGGCATACTTCTTATCCAATTCTTCATTCTGGTTGGGGatgaaaagaaagaaaggagttAGGAAAAGAACgctgcatgcacagacacacaatctaAGCACAGAGCTTAGCTTAGGCCTAATCAGTGGGCCCTATGGTCTGCCTAGGGGGCAGCGGAGGTTGCATGCAGTCTGTGGGTACAGtaataaggagtgtgtgtgtatacacagtaATAAGGAATGGGATTTACACCCCTACAGCCAAACAGTGGTCGCACCACAGAGGGTCAGACTTGAGGCTAATTgtaaaaacacatacacacggAGACATActtacggacacacacacacacttcttaatCCCCCTCACACAGGCTAATCTCCTGCAGACAAGGGCTTACGCCCTCACAGTCTGCTGTTGATGGACATTAACTTCCGGGAGCCTGGCAGAGAGCGGCTTCCACCTGGAGGAAAGGCTAGCAACAGGGGTATGGCGGCCATTTTACTAAAGGGCGAGGGAGGGACTTCTGGTGCATTTTTACAGGCTGGCTAGGGTAAGGAGTAAGACAAACTTAAGTGAAATCTGTTACGGGTAGTAACAAAGATCAAGACGAGCAATTCACCTAGAAATGAGCCTACATGTTCTATTCAAGGAAGGCAGAAAGGGACAAAGAAAATAAGTGGTTGGTGTACGTGTGGCATATGAAGCCCCTAGCTCTCGATCGTGTTGTGGGTGCCAATGAGCCAGGGGGAGGTTGAGTTACCTGCAGCTGAGCCCCACACCTGCCTCTACAACATGCTAATCAGACAGAGTCACACTGAGCAGGGTTACACACACCAGGTGGGTTCTCATCCGTCCTCCCACACAAGTTACAGTCTAGACAACAGCACTCCCCAAGACACATGAAGGTGGAAGCAGTCAGACAGTGTGGTACACACAACTGCTGCAGACACCATTTCTGCGGTCTGAAATATGCGTGGGGGCGCAGATTGATAAAGAGGGGGCTATAATTTCAATTATTATTATCAATTTGATCATATTTGTATTGTTTTCCTTTACTTtgtcctgcactgttggagctcaaCTGGCCATGTGGCTTATAAACACTAAAAAAGGGAAAGGGATGGAGTGTTTGGTGAGAAGAGTTGGTACTcaaggtcgaccgattaatcggaatggccgatttcaagttttcataatcggACATCAGTATTTTGGTGCGCCGATTTGCCGattcttatttttttatatatctttatttaactaggcaagtcagttaagaacacattcttattttcaatgacggcctaggaatggtgggttaactgcctcattcagggacaaaacaacagattttcaccttgtcagcgcGGGggtttcaatcttgcaaccttacagttaactagtccaacgcaataacgacctgcctccctctcgttgcactccacaaggagactgcctgttatgcgaatgcagtaagtcaaggtaagttgctagctagcattaaacttatcgtataaaaaacaatcaatcataatcactacttaactacacatggttgatgatattactagatattatctagcgtgtcctgcgttgcatataatctgactgagcatacaagcatacaagtatctgactgtgtggtggtaggcagaagcagttgtgtaaacattcattcaaacagcactttcgtgcgttttgccagcagctcttcgttgtgcatcaagcattgcgctgtttatgacttcaagcctatcaactcccgagatgaggctggtgtaaccgaggtgaaatggctagctagtttgcGCACACTAAATAACTAGAGGGACGGAAgctctactgttacactggcaatactaaagtgcctataagaacatccatagtcaaaggttaatgaaatacaaatggtagagagaaatagtcctataattcctataataacgacaacctaaaacttcttacctgggaatattgaagactcgtgttaaaaggaaccaccagctttcatatgttctcatgttctgagcaaggaactgaaacgttagctttcttacatagcacatattgcacttttactttcttctccaacactttgtttttgcattatttaaaccaaattgaacatgtttcattatttaacttgaggctaaattgattttattgatgtattatattaagttaaaataagtgttcattcagtattgtgtaattgtcattattacaaataaataaataaaaatcggccAATttatcggtatctgcttttttggtcctccaataaatcggtaccgcgttgaaaaatcataatcagtcgacctctagttggTACATATTTCCATTGTCTCCTCATGTGGTGTTACTAATGGGAGAGGATGGAAGAGCCATgagggggagaggtgaagggataGGGGTAGCACAACACTTAACTTCTCTGGTGATTCAGTACAGTTCTATAGCAGGTCACTGGCATCAGTTCAGCTATCAAACAAACCATCAACAATTCAGATTGACAGCCTAGCCACTGTTTCAATGGGGAAGAAACAAAAGAGAAAATGTGGAAGTGAGGAGTACCGCTATAGGCACATAGGGGAGGTGTGTGTTCTGAAGCTGAACTGCTGCTCCTAGGCAGAAATAGCTCTGATGGAAAATCAGAGGTGTCCAAGAGAACAGTTGCTGCCTCGCTCAGCACTTGGAGCGATAAAATGGGAGGAGAGGTTcacaggatggagggatgaaaggagtTGTGGCATTGTGTCCGTGAAGAGAGACGAAGAGCggttgagagggaggagagaaaaatcTGATTTGCCATCTGCCAAGACCCTCTGCCGACAGCttaacacacacagtcagtcagtgatccacacacacacctaatcacTGTGGTCTGCCAGTCTAATCAGCAGGGTGTGTGCGGGCAGTGCCAGACGAGAGGTGTGGCATGCTGTTTCGTATACTACCTTCAACACCACTCTGCTCACCTACATACCGCATTACAATATTTTAGGAGGTCTTAAAATAAACCCAAGACAAAGGCTGTGTAAATGTAGCATTAGGGGAAATGTCTCCATTCTCCATTGGTATAACCTACTCATTTAACAGGTAATAAATAAACTAGATTAAGGCAATGGAAGGCTGGAATTGCCAGCATCATTAGGGCAAGTTTTTAACACAATCCTGCCacggtgtgcctgtgtgtgtggtgtcaaatGTGTCAGGGAGCTTCTCTGTCCATAGCAATCTATTATTCAGGCTGTTTCCACTAACTAGGGAGGAGGAAGGACTGAACCCCTCTCATATCTGTGCTATAGAAATATGGAGGAAATtacaaagacagggagagagagaggaaaagaggcagacagagagcgaaGGGAGCATTTACATGTTACCCTGCCACATGTTGTCTTGGCgctttgttttgtcttgtttgaGGAGACTGTACATTGAGGTAATTCAAAGGGCACTTTTTTTCCCAGGGCTTTAGCTGCTAGCTACCTGCCATTACATTAGCTCTGATAGAGATAGTAAGGAAGACAGGTTATCTTCAGCTTCTGTTCCACTACCTGACTGCAGCTTctccctcgtgtgtgtgtgtgtgtgtgtgtgtgtgtgtgtgtgtgtgtgtgtgtgtgtgtgtgtgtgtgtgtgtgtgtgtgtgtgtgtgtgtgtgtgtgtgtgtgtgtgtgtgtgtgtgtgtgtgtgtgtgtgtgtgtgtgtgtgtgtgtgtgtgtgtgtgtgtgtgtgtgtgtgtgtgtgtgtgtgtgtcagacaacCTAATAATAACTCTAGATTCCCTTAGCTGGGCTCAATTGGCTTCAGTCAGACTTGTGCCTGCGTCAATTAAAAGGGGGAATAAAGTGGAAATTAAAGTGGTATTGTTTGGGTAAATAGGCTTGATTTATAGTGAGCGTGtattattgtgtgtgtttgtgtgtaatgttCCATCGTTACTCACCACGTCTAATTCTGCCTCCTTCTTGAAAGTTGAATATGCCTCTTCATATCCATTTGAACGAAGGTAATCAGCTATCGCTCGATTTCTGAAATAGGACAGAAGAAACCAATTAGTTATCTTATTAAAAGCAGTTGAGATTAGAGTTTCTCTTGTTAAGAAGATGAGacatttatctttaaaatggaGAAAAAGCTTGAGTAAGGGATTTGACTACGGGTAaaacaaagaaagaaaataagtgtgtctgagtaacaagTAAATTGCATTGGTCTTTTGTTTGACATGTGTTAAATAGAAAAATAACACGCACGGCCACACGCTCACAGACCAATTTGACACAGATAGATAGCACATGTGTCTGCTGTCGATAATGAGCTCTTGTTGCTCTGGGCAGATAATGGAGGAATCACTCCCCACAGAGTAGAGAAAATGAAAACTAGACTACTGTACACCACAGAAACACccgcagacagacacgcacacgctCTCCTGACACACAGCTTTTCTACAAAATCCTTCACATGAAGACCAGACATGAGCCAAGTGAAAGCAGAGCGAGAGGTATGAGATGAGATGTTGAGATAGACATGACAATAGAACAGGCAGACAGAAGCAAACACAGTAAAATGACTgcctgcctcttcctctctttgttcAGGTTTGGGACAATAGACAGAGGGACAAGCACATACACATACGCTTAACTGAGCTGTAGATCAACCCTAGGACTACAACTCAGGCTAAATTTACCCACCAAGGGCTAGGTTATTTCAGTGGCAAAAGTCATTCAGCTGAGACTGTTATCTAaaccagggtttccgttaggaaaatGTAGCGCAAGACATTTGACCAGTAACATTTTAATTTAACGGACCCATATCTATCGGTTAATACCCTCTGTAGTGACTTGCGgacggaggccgagcagttgcttaccaggcagtgacgcaaccagtcaggatgttctcgatggtgtggctgtagaactttgaggatccgAGTACCcagtgccaaatcttttcagtcccctgaaggggaaataggctttgttgtgccctcttcacaacggtCTTGGTGTGCTTacaccatgatagtttgttggtaatgtggacacgaaggaaattgaagctctcaacctgatccactacagccccatcgatgagattggaggcatgctcggtcctccttttcctgtagttcacaatcccctccattgtcttgatcacattgagggagaggttgttgtcctgacatcacatagactatagggaggaggtcagagacctggccgtctcgttgtcagtgatcaggctaCTGCTGTGTCATCAGCAATCttaaatgatggtgttggagtcaggcctggccatgcagtaatgagtgaacagggagtataggacgggattgagcacacacccctgaggtgcccctgtgtggaggatcagcgtggcggatgggttgttacctacccttcctacctgggggctgcccgtcaggaagtccaggatccagttgccgagggagatgtttagtcgcTGGgcccttagcttattgatgagctttgagggcactatggtgttgaacgctgagctgtagtcaatgaatagcattctcaaaggtattccttttgtccaggcggAAAAGGGCACTGGGGTGCAATAGAGATCGAGCATCATCTGTTGATCTGGTGGGGCGGTATgcaatttggagtgggtctagggtttctgggataatggtgttgatgtgagccatggccacaggcatgagtgctacgggtcggtagtcatttaggcaggttgccgttgtgttcttgggcacagagactatggtggtctgcttaaaaca
This DNA window, taken from Oncorhynchus gorbuscha isolate QuinsamMale2020 ecotype Even-year linkage group LG13, OgorEven_v1.0, whole genome shotgun sequence, encodes the following:
- the LOC123992794 gene encoding lissencephaly-1 homolog A-like is translated as MVLSQRQRDELNRAIADYLRSNGYEEAYSTFKKEAELDVNEELDKKYAGLLEKKWTSVIRLQKKVMELESKLNEAKEEITLGGPIAQKRDPKEWIPRPPEKYALSGHRSPVTRVIFHPVFSVMVSASEDATIKVWDYETGDFERTLKGHTDSVQDISFDQTGKLLASCSADMTIKLWDFQGFECIRTMHGHDHNVSSVAIMPNGDHIVSASRDKTIKMWEVATGYCVKTFTGHREWVRMVRPNQDGTLIASCSNDQTVRVWVVASKECKAELREHEHVVECISWAPESAHPTILEATGSESKKSGKPGPFLLSGSRDKTIKMWDVSIGMCLMTLVGHDNWVRGMLVHPGGKFILSCADDKTLRIWDYKNKRCMKTLSAHEHFVTSLDFHKNAPYVVTGSVDQTVKVWECR